The window AGGGCGAGCTGGAAAGGATCACCAGGCGCTATACCAGCGAGATCTCGATCATCATCGGACCGCAGATGGACATTCCTGCTCCGGATGTGTACACGGACGCGCAGACCATGGCCTGGATCATGGACACCTACAGCATGGGTGTGGGGTACTCGGTCCCTGGTGTGGTCACCGGCAAACCGATAGAGATTGGCGGTTCCAAGGGAAGAGAGGAGGCGACCTCCCGAGGGGTCATGTACATCGCCCAGGAGGCGGCCCGGGTGAAAGGCATGGATCTGAAGGGGGCGAGAGTGGCGATCCAAGGCTTCGGCAACGTCGGCTGGAACGCGGCCCGACTGCTTCATCAGGAGGGAGGCGCCAAGGTCATCGCCGTGAGCGATTCTAGCGGGGGCATCTACAACGAGAAAGGCCTCGATCCGCTGAGCGTCTCCGAGCACAAGAAGAAGACCGGGAGCGTTCAGAACTACCAGGGAGCGAGGAACATCACCAACGAAGAGCTGTTGGAGCTCGATTGCGATGTCCTCGTGCCAGCTGCGCTGGAGAACGTCATCACCAAGGAGAATGCCCCTCGAATCAAAGCCAAGATCATAGTGGAAGGGGCGAACGGACCGACCACTCCCGAAGCGGACCGGATGCTCTCTGACAAGGGGATCATGATCATGCCCGATATCCTGGCGAACGCGGGGGGAGTGACGGTCAGCTACTTCGAATGGGTGCAGGACCTGCAGTTCCTCTTCTGGACCACGGACCAGATAAAGGAGAGGCTGAAGGAGATCATGACAAATGCCTTCGCCCGGGTGCACGAGGTCGCGGAGAGCAAGAAGGTGGACCACCGCACGGCCGCCTATATGCTGGCGTTGAAGGAGGTCGCCCGGGCTTTCGAGCTGCGTGGCGTTTACCCCTGAGAATAGGGATAAGGCTGGATTGATCCACGGACGAGGAGCACCGTGTGCGAGGGATTGACGTTCTGGCACATGAGCTGGGCCTGGAATTCGACTATCTACCGGTCAGAATCACTCACGCCGGGCGGACGGAGGAACGAAGCATCTTCCAGAACCTGGAGCTGAGGTCAGGGACATCAAAGATCGACACGGAGATCCTTACTGGGGAGTCAGGGCAATCCGCCGACGTTTTTTCGACCGAAATCTCTGTCTCCAGGTGAGAACGCGCCCCTTCTACTCTCGGTGGATACAGGCCAGCGTGAGCTCTCCTCTACTCTTCTCCGCCCTCGCGCTCCAGGGCCTTGAGGTCCTTCTCCTCAAAGATAGATGGGTCTATGGGCAGCAGGAGCATCGCCTTCGCTAGGTATACCTGGTCCCGCACCGTGGAAAGGAACTTGAGCACACCCTTGAAATCGTTCTGGGTGACCAGGTATTCCAATCCTTCAAGGACCACCACCCCTCCCTTGTTCTCAGTGGAGAATGACTTGATCATGGTGGTGAGCTTCGGCAGGTCCGTAGGCGAGACGAAGGCGTCCTTCTTCCCTAGGTCGCAGCCTTCCTCTTTCACGCATTCGGTCTTCGTGAGCCAGACCATGTTGCAGTCGACGGAGTGCTTCTTCCTCACCGTCTCCGGCGGGGTGCGTAAGATGCATAAGCCTGCCCTTCCTTTCGCAGTCTCCTCCATCAAGATGGCCAGGGGCCTTTCCAGACGCTTGTCGCGGATGATGACCGTACTCCCTGGTTCATAGGCCAGGGGCGTCTCCTCCGTCTGGGCCTTCGAAGTGGGTTTCGAGTCCACATCTGGCGGAGGTGCAGTTGTTCGCTCCTCTTCCTTGACATGGACCTTTGGGGCGGCATCCAGATCGATATCCATTTCCCTCGCCAGGCGACGCTTGCGTAGCACGATGCGTTGGGGGATATCGGACTTGCGGCTCTTGGCCAGTATCTGGATCTCCCGGGAGGTGTAGCCCTTCATGGTCAAGGAGATGAGCTCCTCCCACGCGTCCTTCAGTCCTTCCTCGTAGCCCTTCAGGTACCCCTTGGCGAAGACGTCGTCCTCTGGCATCCGCATCCCTGGGTGAATGAAGCGCGATTCGCATTAACAACCTTTTCCCTCAGGTTTGAGCCAAAGGTTCTTATCGTGCCTTTGTCCCTCCACCGCCTCGATGGGCAGGGTGGTGCGCTTCCGAGGCGTCAAGGCCACGCCGAAATCGTTGGAGAAGGAGATACTGACCAAGGCGGGTCGCCTAGCGGACGACCCCTCTCTCCTCATCCCCAAGTGCGAAGGCAAGTGCTGGCGCTGCCCCTTCGACAAGATGCTGAAGAAGATGGAGAAGGTGCAACGCCATCGGGACGACCCGGAGCAGCTGCAGAGCATGGCCACATATGGTGATCAACTAGTGAGGGCATATGCTGCCACCATCTCCTTGGCCGCATCGGGCAAGATCCCCTTCATGACCACCAAGCAGTTGCCATCTGGGATCGTCTCCTTCGCAGTGCGCGGTAAGGTGGACCCGGAGAAGCTCATAGGGGTGCAATACCTCGACGACCCGGAATTGCGCCTATTGGCCTACTGGGAAGAGGCCAGGGCCCAGAACCTGCACATCTACTCCAGCGGCGCCGGGCTATGGTGCTCTTCCGAAGGGCCGAGCGCTCCCAAGGAGTACGTAGAGGAGATGATCTCCCAGGCGCCTTACGAGTTTCAGCTCGATGGGACCTGCGGGCATCCCGATTCGATCTCCGGCTTGGTCATTCGCTGGAGCTCGGCGGAGCGGGAACTCTTCGTCTGCCAGGACTGCGCCGGGGACGTGAACCTCCTGCACCACCTGGCAAGCCGGATCGCGGCCCCCGATCCCTTGGATGATTTCCAGGTCGACGTTCGCTACTCGCCTCGCTGCACTTCTACCTCGGCAACATGCGGCTGTCGGGAGCGCTCCCCCCTTGACCAGGGGCTGCTGGACGACTACAAGGCGAGCAAGATCGACGACCAGACGCTCATCTCCAAGGCTAGGGATGGGTGGAAGTCGAGGCTGCGATCGCACGGGCACAAGGTACTGGTGCTGGGCGACGCCTGCTACCAGGGTAATGTGGAGAGCTTCTTAGCGGATCTCAAGGGCAGCGAGGCGGAGAGGAAGGCGGTGGAGGGCCTGCTGCGTTCCAAGCAGGTGGCGGTCGTCACCGAGTCGGACCAGGCGGGGAAGGTCATCGCCGAGCTTTGGGCGGACCATCATGATGAGCTGCTGGCACAGGTGGCCAGTGCGGACGTCGTCCGACAGCTGCGCTCAAGTTCGGGGAACATGACGCCCGCGCAGGTGGTGAACGAGGGCTGGAGGATGGAGCTGGCCAAGAGCATCTCCTCCAGGCTGCCAGAGTACGAGGGCTTGGGAGAACTGGCTTCGATCGCGGACACGCTGGCCCGGGCGTTCAAGGTGGAGGGCAAGGCGGCCATGGTCCGCGCCCTGGACCGCGTGCGTCTGAAGGACCACAAGAGCAAGGCCGTGGCCTATGGCTTCCTGGCGGCGGCGGGGGAGGCAGAGGGCAAGAACTGGCAGTTCACCAAGGAAGAGGTGGATTACGGCCTCTACTTGAAGGATTTCGCGTCCAAGATGCTGGAAGGAGAGAGAGATGACTACGATGAAGCGATGCGCGCATTGCTCTCCGCCAGTGGCAGTTCGGAAGCGCCCAAGAGGAAGAGATAGGGCTTACAAGGCGCGGAAATCGATGACATAATGCGAGATGGCAGGAGCGAAGGACTTCACTTCACCCAGGCGAAGGACCTCGATCCCTCGCTCTCCGGCTGCTGAGTGGATGTTTGCCATAGTTCTTTGTGGAAAGAGGTCGACAGGACAGGTCTCGTGGTAGTGGATGATGCCACCCGGCCTCACCAGGCTGAGGGCCTTGGGCAAGAACTCGTGCGTCGTGCCCACATATCCCATGATGATCCGGTCAGCGAATCCCTGACCGGGAAGGGAGCGGTTGTCCCCCAGGTACGGGACCACGGCATCGTGCACGTGGTTGAGGGCGACGTTCTCCATCAGGTAGTGGTGAGCGGTGGGGTTGATCTCACAGGCGATGACCCTGGATGCCTTGGCATACTTGGCGATGGGCAGGGTGAAATAGCCGATGCCAGCGAACATGTCCACCACCGTCTCCCCGCGACAATCCAGCTTCGCCATCCTCTGCTTCTCTTCCTTGTTGCCAGAGGAGAACATGATCTTGGCCACATCGAGCTTGTAGAGGATCCGATTCTCCCGGTGCACCGTCTCCGTGCCTTGACCATAGATCACCCTCATCTGGGGCGTGCGGTAGGTGCCTTCGATGGCGCCTAGCTCCTGACATACGGTCCGGGCCTTCAGCACGTGAGCATAGGCGGAGGCGATGCGCTCCTTCTCCACCTCCAGCTCCGGAGGAAGGCGGAGCACCAGCACATCGCCCAAGAGCTCCCATTTGCTCGGAAGGAGTCGCTCCAGTTGCCTTGGGAGTCCAAGGCGGGCCCGCACCTCCGTCAAAGGACTGCAGTAGACGGTCCTCCTCTCTCCCGCGCCTTCCACGACCTCGTAGCCGAGCGATCTCACCTCGACGCTTTCCGTGCCCTCCCTCAAAGGAATAAGAATGTGGTCGCCATCATCCACGATGCGCACGTCCCGGTTCACCGCGTCCAAGCGCATGAGCTGCTTTCGTGCCTCTTGACCGCGGGACCGGGGCACCTTGACGAAACGCATCGTTCCCTCCACCAGAGCGTGAGTATTTCATATTTATTCAGGTCAGTGCCACAGCATGGAACGCAGGAACTGAGGGGCGAACTTGATCAGCGAGGGCGCCGCCTTGAGGATCGACGACGCCAACACCGTCGGAAAATCGATGTCGCCATCGCTCAGCAAGGAGAGCACCTCCGGTCGGTCCAAGGTCTGCCGGACCTCGTCCAGTTTCTTGTCCTGCAGCCTCACATAGGCCTTGCGCAACATGTATCCTCGTTCGAGTTCCTTGCCGATTTCCTCCTTCCAACGGAGCTGATAGGTGGAAAGGGCACGGGGGCTGAAGTCGTTGCTTTGCAGCGATTCCAAGGCGGTGGCGGCGGCGCATCGTCCTGCCACCAACCCGGTGTAGATGCCTCCACCGCTCAACGGCTTGGCCTGCCCGGCCGCGTCACCCAGCAACATGACCCGTTCCGCATAAGTGCGCGAAGGCGGGCCCAGGGGTATGATGCCGGAGACGGTGGATATCCTTCGCTTCTCCGCCATCCCCAGTCTCTTGAGCAATGGATTGAGGTAGGCTACCGGCGGGCCGTGACCGGGCGATACGCACACTCCGACCCTAGTGAAATCGTCGCAGGGGATCTCCCAGGCGAAGAAGCCCGGGGCCACGTCCTTTCCCACGAACACATGCACGCGCTTCTGGTCATCGAGTCGGTGGGCGACGTCCATTTGGATGCCTCGCACCGTGTCCTTGGGCTGGCCCAGGCCGACGCTCTTGGCCACATTTGACTTGTAGCCGTCGGCTCCAATGATCAATCTGGCTAGATAGGACGAGCTGCCGTTGCCGCTCCGGGAGCGGATGCTCACGCCCTCACCTTCAAGCGACAGGCCGAGGAATCGCTCGCCCTGCCTCAGCTCCACCCCGCGGTCCACGGCCTTCTCCATGCAATGCTGGTCGAATCGGGCCCGGTCAAGGACCACCGCTTTGGTCCCTTTCCCTTGGATATCCAGAGTGCCTCCGGCCGGGAAGTGGAAAGTGACCGAGTCGAGCCGGTTGATGACCGTGTCCCGGGCACTCACCATCTCCACCACCCTAGGGGCGACGAGACCAGTACACTGGACCGGCTGTCCGACCCGTTCATGCTCCTCCAGCACTACGGTCTTCGCACGGTCCGCCACCGAGGAGGCGAACATCGCTCCCGCGGGCCCCGCCCCCACCACCAGGAAATCGCACTCCATCGTCGTTTGAGAGGCGGAGCGGGCTATTTCACCTTTTTCTCAGTCCCGGGGACGGATAGACTGCCCTTGGTCGCCCAGCTCCAGATGGGAGATGTTGACCAGGAGGAGGGCGAGCGATGCCACGGCGATGACCGCGGCCACGCTTGCCCATGCCAAAGACCGGTCCGCGCTCCCTCTGGGCATGCCCATTTATCACGTGCTGGCCGCTATATAATTATTCCCCGTTCCACCTCTTCTCCGAATGGCGACCCTCAGTCTGGAACGAGCTCTTTTAGATCTCGGTGACAGCACTCAGGAGACCCGCCTCTTCTGGCCGCTGGTCATCCCGAATTGTCTAGGCATATGCTCTTGGCCTAGCGCTTGGTCACTTTCTCCCAGTCCTTCTGGAAGCGCTCGATTCCTATGTCCGTGAGCGGGTGCTTGAACATCTTCTTCAGCACGTCGTAGGGGACGGTGGCGATGTCCGCGCCCATGCGTGCGGCCTGCGCCACATGGATGGGATGCCTGACAGAAGCCACGATGACCTCCGTGCCGTATTCGTAATTGTCAAAGATGTCCAGGATCTCGGCGATGAGGTCCATGCCGTCCTGGCCGATATCATCCAGCCGGCCGACGAATGGTGATACATACGCCGCACCGGCCTTAGCGGCCAGCAGCGCCTGGTTGGAGGAGAAGATGAGCGTCATGTTAACCTTGATGCCTTCCTTGGCCAGCGTTCTGGTGGCCTTCAATCCCTCCTCGGTCATGGGCACCTTGATGACGATGTTCTCGTGGAGTTTGGCCAATTCCTTTCCTTCCTTGATTATGTCCGCGGCCTTGGTGCTCATGGCCTCCATGCTGACCGGTCCGCCCACGATCTCGCATATCTTGCGCACCAGGGCCTTCGGCTCGGTGTTCTCCTTGGCGATGAGGGTGGGGTTGGTCGTGACCCCATCCAGGATGCCCCAGCTGTCCACTTCCGCGATCTGCTCGATATTGGCCGTGTCGATAAAGATCTTCATCTCATCTCCTCCGCATGACTTCCTCTGTGGCCTCGATGATCTTGTCGGACGTTAGACCGTACTTGCGCATGAGTTCCTCCCCTTCCCCGGACTCGCCGAAGGTGTCCATGATGCCCACGCGCTTCATGGGAACGGGATCATGCTCTCCCAGGTAGCAGGCCACGGCGCATCCCAGTCCGGAGACCACGTTATGCTCTTCGGCGGTGACGATGCCGCCGGTGCGCTTGACCGCGTCCGCCAAAGCCCTCTCGTCCAATGGCTTGATGGTGCTCATGTTGATGACCTGGGCAGAGACGTTGCGCTTGTCCAAGGACTCCGCGGCCTCCAGGCAGCGCGACACCATGACGCCACAGCCGACGAGGGTGATGTCAGAGCCATCCCTGAGGACCACGGCCTTTCCGATCTTGAAACCCTCCTCCGGGTCGGTCACGGTGGGAAAGTCCAGTCGGCCCATGCGCATGTAGCACGGTCCTGCATGTTCTGCTAGCGCTTTGGTCCCCCTGAACGTCTCCGGCGCGTCCGCCGGCACCACCACGGTCATGTTGGGCAAGGTGCGCATCAATGCCACATCCTCGCCGGTCTGATGGGAGGCTCCGTCCCCGCCCACGGTGATGCCCGCGTGCGTGGCCACGATCTTCACATTGAGCTTGGGATAGGCGATGCTCTGCCGGATCTGGTCCCAGCAACGGCCGGTGGCGAAGACGGCGAAGGTGGAGGCGAAGACCACCTTGCCCGAAGCGGCCAGTCCGGCGGCCGTCCCCATCATGTTCTGCTCGGCGATGCCGCAGTTGAAGAAATGTTCCGGGAACTCCTTGGCGAAGTCCGCCGTACGGGTGGAGGAGGAGAGGTCGGCATCGAGCACGACCACATCCTTGCGCGTTTTGCCCAGTTCGATGAGCGCCCGGCCGTACTCCTTGCGCTGCGAGGCATAGGACCACTTCATACTTCCTCCCCCAGCTCCTTGAGCGCTTTCCTGGTCTCTTCGTCGTTCGGGGCCTTGCCGTGGAAGGAGAGCGCGTTCTCCATGAACGAGACCCCTTTTCCTTTCACGGTGTGAGCGATGATCATGGTGGGCTTCCCCTTCACATCCTTGGCCTTATCGCAGGCATCAAGGATCTGACGCATGTCGTGACCGTCGATCTCCACCACGTGCCAGCCGAACGCCTTCCATTTCTCGGGCAATGGCTCCACGGACATGATCTTCTCCGTGGGGCCGTCGATCTGCAGCTTGTTGCGGTCGACGAATGCGGTGACGTTATCGAGCTCGTAGTGCGCCCCCAGCATGGCCGCCTCCCAGATCTGTCCGCTCTCCATCTCGCCGTCGCCGCAGATGCAGTACACGCGGTAGCTCTTGCGGTCCAGCTTGCCGGCCAAGGCCATGCCATTGCTGACGCTCAGCCCCTGGCCCAGGGAGCCGGTGGACATCTCCACCCCTGGGAGCTTAGAGCGCGAAGGGTGACCTTGCAAGCGGCTTCCTAGCTTGCGCAAGGTCAACAGCTCATCAATGGGAAAGTAGCCACTCTCCGCCAAGGCGGCATAGTATGCCGGCGCGGCGTGACCCTTGGAAAGAACGAAGCGGTCCCGGTCCTCCCACGTGAGGTCGTGGGGTCGATGGTTCATGACCTTGAAGAACAGGGCCGAGAGGATATCGGCCGATGACAACGAACCGCCCGGGTGCCCGGAACCGGCTGCCCTGGTCATCCTAATCACGTGTCTCCGAATCAGGTTGGCCTTCTTCTCCAACTCGCAGATTACATCGTCAGGATAGGCGACCAAATGGCACACCTCAGGATGGGGCTTTTGGAATAACCGGATGCGTGTTAAAATACTTTTGTCGTTGTTTGATTCCTGTGGGGACGCAAACCCGGTCGATGGGCATTTATGCGCGCTCATGCTTTCTCAATCATATGGTAACGTCCTTCGAGGTCCCGGTGGAAGGCAACGAGGTCTTGAGAAAGGTCGTCGACCGCATCAACGCCGACATCGAGCTTAAGACCTATTGGAGGGCGAGCAACGTCACCGCCATCGAGCGCCTTGGCTACAACGATCACGGACCAACGCACATTCGCATCGTGGCCCGGTCCGCGCTAAAGATGCTGCGCTACCTGGTGGAGGCGGGCCAGGAGCCGGGCATCGTGCGCAGCTATGACATGAGGAAGGAGGACGCCGAAGTGGTGGTGGTGCTGGCATCAGCCCTGCACGATATCGGCCACGCCGTGCACCGGGAAGGCCACGAGGAGTATTCCGTCGCCCTGGCACCGGAGATCATCAAGCGCCTGCTCCGCGGTCTATACAACGAGGCCGAGACCACCGTGGTCACGGTGGAGATCCTGCACGCCATGATCACTCATCGCACCGACCTAAGGCCCCTGACTCTTGAAGCGGGAGTGGTCCGGGTGGCGGACGCTTTGGACATGGAGAAGGGAAGGGCGCGGATACCGTTCCGGGCGGGGAGCGTGAACATCCACTCCGTCTCGGCTCTGGCCATAGACCGGGTGAGGGTGACCAAAGGTGACGAACGCCCCATCAAGGTGGAGATATGGATGAACAACTCCGCTGGCGTATATCAGATAGATGAGCTCCTGAAGGAGAAGGTCGAGAAGTCCAACATCCGGGACTTCATGACCATCGTCGTGCACGCTCCTCACGAGGAGTTGCGCATCGTCCAGGACCTGAAGTTCTAGGCGCTCAGTCGCTCTCTATCCTGGGCGCCAGGAGATAGCTGACCGTGCCCTTGCCGTCGGCGATGACGAACTCCATCTTCACCGGATAGTCGTTGCCCAGGTGCATAGAGACCACCGTTCCCACGGAGATCGCCCGGACCATGTTGGAGAAGTAGTCCAGGGGGAACAGCGAGCGCACATTTTCCTTGCATTCCAACGACACCAATAGGTCCTTGGGTAGCTTCAGGCTGACCGAGTCCGTGTCGCCCTCGGACACCATCTCGAAGCCCTCGGGCGTTACAGTGAGTGCGATATGATCGGAGATGCTCTCCGCCGCCTTGATTCCCTTCTGCAGTTCCTCGGCGGTGATGGCCACCTTGGCCGGTAAATTGAGGTTCGGCACTTTGGGGTCACTCATGCCCGTAGTGTCCACCAGGTTCATTCGCCTGGTCACATTGCCCACGTTGACCACCAATCGGTTCTTGTCTTCGTCCTGGGCGAGGGAGATGACGTCCCCCGCGCGGGAGAGCCGAAGCACTTCCTTGATCTTGTCCAGGTCTATCCCCAGCTCGGTATCGTCCGCCTCGAACTCCTCGAACGCGGACTGCTCGAGCTTAAGGTCGATCATGGCCACGTGAGCGGGGTCTACCGCCTTGAGCGCGACCCCTTTCGAATTGATATTGAACTTCGCCTCATCGACTAGGGTCGAGACGACATCTACGAGCCCCTTGAGTGTCTCAGACTTCACCTTGGCTTGGAACAAATGCTCCCCTCCCGCTCGATAATCGCGTTTGGTTTAATAAAGATTCCCTGAACAATCAGCCTGGACTAGTATTCGCGCCAGGAATGGCTGCATTTAACGCACCGGTAGATCTTGGTCTCCGGTTCATCGGCGGCCCGGGTCTGTCGCAGCACCCAAAAAGCCTCATTGTTACCGCACGTGGGGCACTCCACATTGGTCCGGGGGAGGGTAGGGGCGATGGATTCGATGATCAGCATCTCCTTCACCTTGGTCTGGGTGGTGAACACCTGCTTGGAGCCAGAGGTGGATCGCTCCTGGCCGCATTTGCCGCATCTAAAAGTGCCATTCTGAGGAAACATCAATGATCTGCAAGTTGGACAGAACATTTTGGGACCGCCGCAGGCGTGGAAAAAAGTAGCCGTATAAGAATCCTTCGGCCCAAGCCTTCGGCGAGTACGTGTGCGATCGGTCGTGCTAGCCCGGCTCAAATGTACTCGTAGCCGCCCTCGTTCTGCTCCTTCTCAGGAGCGGGGGGTTTCTGCACTGGCCGCTTGGCCGCCCGGGCCGCCAGACCGGCGGCGGGAGACCGCTGTCGCACTTTGCGCTCGACCTTCTTCTGTTCCTGCTCCATCGCCCGGACGCGCCCCTCGACGGCACGCCTGGTGCGCGGGCTCTCCTGGGACGCCTGCTCGGCGATATGACGGCGGGTGGTGTGCACCGGCTGCTCCACGGACTCATCGTCCACCTGCGCGTCTCCTTCCAGCGGCTGTAGGTCCGCAAATCCCCTTTGCTCGTCGAGATCGGCTTCTGCCGACCTCGGCCTGGAGCGGATGAAAGATCGTGTTCTGAGGGGTGCCCGGTCGGGCTCCATGTCCCGGCCGACCATGATGTTTGTCTTATGCCCGCCGTGCTCTGACACGTATTCGAGCTCCCTGCGGGTCTGCATGGCCATGATGCCCCCGATATAGGCGAAGGCCAAGGTGAGGATGTAACTGTCAAGCCTGAGCAGGATTACAGAGTGCACCGCTCCCATGAATGACTGGATGTATAGCAGCGCGAAGGAGATGTATGGATCGGCTATCGGTATCCCAGTCGAAGAACCATTGAAGATGTTCCGCGGGTCAAGGTTCACGCCATTGATGGTGCTCGGAAGCAATCCGACATCGAAACAGAGCATGATGACGAAGATGAACATGACCGGCACGAGCGCCGCCAGGATCGCTCTTTTCGGCGAGCCAGCCCTTCTGCCCCCTACGTAACCGGCGATCATCTGGCCGAAGATCGGCAGCCACCAGAGCAGCAAGGTGAGGACCAAGGTGTACTTCACTGCCCCCCAGAAGCTGTATGCCGCCTCGGCTCCTCGGAAGCGCTTCAGCTCCTGGTCATCGCCTAGGTCCGAGAGCCGGTACACTCCGCCGCGAAGCAAGGAGTGAGTGGTCTCATCGTCATCTCTTTTTCCTCTGCGAAGTAGCACTCCCATCCCTTCGGTCGGACGAGTGTCCGACAGAGCCCATTATGTGCTGGTCACTATAAAGACTTTTTCCGCTGGGTAGAAGCCAGCGAGACCGACTAACGTGGATAATAGCAGAACAGCCCGTTTCGCATGAGCGCGTCTCGAGTGCTCTCGATAGTGACGGTCGCGGGCC is drawn from Methanomassiliicoccales archaeon and contains these coding sequences:
- a CDS encoding Glu/Leu/Phe/Val dehydrogenase, with amino-acid sequence MVAPNPFVSAKEHVDRVGKLLGLEDCVIEMLKSPRRELGVNFPVKMDNGCIRIFSGYRVQHNSARGPCKGGIRYHPNVTLDEVRALAMWMTWKCAVVGLPYGGAKGGVICNPKELSKGELERITRRYTSEISIIIGPQMDIPAPDVYTDAQTMAWIMDTYSMGVGYSVPGVVTGKPIEIGGSKGREEATSRGVMYIAQEAARVKGMDLKGARVAIQGFGNVGWNAARLLHQEGGAKVIAVSDSSGGIYNEKGLDPLSVSEHKKKTGSVQNYQGARNITNEELLELDCDVLVPAALENVITKENAPRIKAKIIVEGANGPTTPEADRMLSDKGIMIMPDILANAGGVTVSYFEWVQDLQFLFWTTDQIKERLKEIMTNAFARVHEVAESKKVDHRTAAYMLALKEVARAFELRGVYP
- a CDS encoding DUF835 domain-containing protein, whose amino-acid sequence is MPEDDVFAKGYLKGYEEGLKDAWEELISLTMKGYTSREIQILAKSRKSDIPQRIVLRKRRLAREMDIDLDAAPKVHVKEEERTTAPPPDVDSKPTSKAQTEETPLAYEPGSTVIIRDKRLERPLAILMEETAKGRAGLCILRTPPETVRKKHSVDCNMVWLTKTECVKEEGCDLGKKDAFVSPTDLPKLTTMIKSFSTENKGGVVVLEGLEYLVTQNDFKGVLKFLSTVRDQVYLAKAMLLLPIDPSIFEEKDLKALEREGGEE
- a CDS encoding class I SAM-dependent methyltransferase family protein, with translation MRFVKVPRSRGQEARKQLMRLDAVNRDVRIVDDGDHILIPLREGTESVEVRSLGYEVVEGAGERRTVYCSPLTEVRARLGLPRQLERLLPSKWELLGDVLVLRLPPELEVEKERIASAYAHVLKARTVCQELGAIEGTYRTPQMRVIYGQGTETVHRENRILYKLDVAKIMFSSGNKEEKQRMAKLDCRGETVVDMFAGIGYFTLPIAKYAKASRVIACEINPTAHHYLMENVALNHVHDAVVPYLGDNRSLPGQGFADRIIMGYVGTTHEFLPKALSLVRPGGIIHYHETCPVDLFPQRTMANIHSAAGERGIEVLRLGEVKSFAPAISHYVIDFRAL
- a CDS encoding NAD(P)/FAD-dependent oxidoreductase produces the protein MECDFLVVGAGPAGAMFASSVADRAKTVVLEEHERVGQPVQCTGLVAPRVVEMVSARDTVINRLDSVTFHFPAGGTLDIQGKGTKAVVLDRARFDQHCMEKAVDRGVELRQGERFLGLSLEGEGVSIRSRSGNGSSSYLARLIIGADGYKSNVAKSVGLGQPKDTVRGIQMDVAHRLDDQKRVHVFVGKDVAPGFFAWEIPCDDFTRVGVCVSPGHGPPVAYLNPLLKRLGMAEKRRISTVSGIIPLGPPSRTYAERVMLLGDAAGQAKPLSGGGIYTGLVAGRCAAATALESLQSNDFSPRALSTYQLRWKEEIGKELERGYMLRKAYVRLQDKKLDEVRQTLDRPEVLSLLSDGDIDFPTVLASSILKAAPSLIKFAPQFLRSMLWH
- the fsa gene encoding fructose-6-phosphate aldolase gives rise to the protein MKIFIDTANIEQIAEVDSWGILDGVTTNPTLIAKENTEPKALVRKICEIVGGPVSMEAMSTKAADIIKEGKELAKLHENIVIKVPMTEEGLKATRTLAKEGIKVNMTLIFSSNQALLAAKAGAAYVSPFVGRLDDIGQDGMDLIAEILDIFDNYEYGTEVIVASVRHPIHVAQAARMGADIATVPYDVLKKMFKHPLTDIGIERFQKDWEKVTKR
- a CDS encoding transketolase family protein — encoded protein: MKWSYASQRKEYGRALIELGKTRKDVVVLDADLSSSTRTADFAKEFPEHFFNCGIAEQNMMGTAAGLAASGKVVFASTFAVFATGRCWDQIRQSIAYPKLNVKIVATHAGITVGGDGASHQTGEDVALMRTLPNMTVVVPADAPETFRGTKALAEHAGPCYMRMGRLDFPTVTDPEEGFKIGKAVVLRDGSDITLVGCGVMVSRCLEAAESLDKRNVSAQVINMSTIKPLDERALADAVKRTGGIVTAEEHNVVSGLGCAVACYLGEHDPVPMKRVGIMDTFGESGEGEELMRKYGLTSDKIIEATEEVMRRR
- a CDS encoding transketolase is translated as MVAYPDDVICELEKKANLIRRHVIRMTRAAGSGHPGGSLSSADILSALFFKVMNHRPHDLTWEDRDRFVLSKGHAAPAYYAALAESGYFPIDELLTLRKLGSRLQGHPSRSKLPGVEMSTGSLGQGLSVSNGMALAGKLDRKSYRVYCICGDGEMESGQIWEAAMLGAHYELDNVTAFVDRNKLQIDGPTEKIMSVEPLPEKWKAFGWHVVEIDGHDMRQILDACDKAKDVKGKPTMIIAHTVKGKGVSFMENALSFHGKAPNDEETRKALKELGEEV
- a CDS encoding HD domain-containing protein, which gives rise to MVTSFEVPVEGNEVLRKVVDRINADIELKTYWRASNVTAIERLGYNDHGPTHIRIVARSALKMLRYLVEAGQEPGIVRSYDMRKEDAEVVVVLASALHDIGHAVHREGHEEYSVALAPEIIKRLLRGLYNEAETTVVTVEILHAMITHRTDLRPLTLEAGVVRVADALDMEKGRARIPFRAGSVNIHSVSALAIDRVRVTKGDERPIKVEIWMNNSAGVYQIDELLKEKVEKSNIRDFMTIVVHAPHEELRIVQDLKF
- the pcn gene encoding proliferating cell nuclear antigen (pcna), with the translated sequence MKSETLKGLVDVVSTLVDEAKFNINSKGVALKAVDPAHVAMIDLKLEQSAFEEFEADDTELGIDLDKIKEVLRLSRAGDVISLAQDEDKNRLVVNVGNVTRRMNLVDTTGMSDPKVPNLNLPAKVAITAEELQKGIKAAESISDHIALTVTPEGFEMVSEGDTDSVSLKLPKDLLVSLECKENVRSLFPLDYFSNMVRAISVGTVVSMHLGNDYPVKMEFVIADGKGTVSYLLAPRIESD
- a CDS encoding transcription factor S, with product MFCPTCRSLMFPQNGTFRCGKCGQERSTSGSKQVFTTQTKVKEMLIIESIAPTLPRTNVECPTCGNNEAFWVLRQTRAADEPETKIYRCVKCSHSWREY